In Pseudomonas sp. LRP2-20, the genomic window CTGTGCCGGCCAGCACCTCGATGCCGGGCACGCTCTTGGCGAACTCCCGGCGCATCGCATCGACGGGCTCGACGGCCATCAACCGGTCAGTCAATGGCAGGAGCTGGCGGGTGAATTTGCCGGTGCCAGCGCCAAGGTCGATCACGCGGGTTTGCCTGTCGATCATCAGCCGCTGTTGCAGCCAGGTGGTCAAGGCTTGAGGGTATGTGGGCCGGCCCTGGGCGTAGGTATGGGCCTGGCTGGAGTATCCGCTCTGGGCTGCGTCATGAATGGAAGGCATGCGGGGTGGCTCCTGACAGGGCTGGGGATGAGCGGATTATAGAAACCTTGCGGTGGTGTGAAGGTGAAACACTCCTGCGTAGGCTTGCACCCTAGGCAGGCCCACCAGTGGCTATCAATCGCCAGAGAAACTGCAACTGGCTGAGTTACAGGTTATCCAAGGGGGCTCATTCGGTGGACGGCAGCGATACTTTGCTGCCTATGCGGATTAGCTCATTAGAGAAACACAGGCCAACGAGGATCAGTGCCGCACCCGCGTACAGGCTTTCTCGCGGTATTTCATTGAGCGCTATAAAGGCCAGCAGTGCGGCGAACAGTGGCTCTGTCAGCTCCAACGCTTGCACTTGGGATGGTTTGAGATACTCGATTGCCTTTGTGGTGCAGAAGAAGCCCAGAATTGTCGGCAGCGTGGCGAGCGCCAGCAGTGTGGCGATCGCCAGCGGCGATAGCTCGCCCGCTGCGAAACCATCGGTAGCCGCCGGCATCAGGAGGTAGAAGCTGCCAAAGAACAACAATTGCCGGGTGAAATGCAGCCCTCCCGATACACCCATGCGCTTCATGGCAACCGAAAAGGCCCCATAGCCGCCTCCGCCAATCGCAGCAAGTACCGCGCCTTGCAGCGTGAAGCCTTGTTGCAGGTCGGCGCCAAAA contains:
- a CDS encoding DMT family transporter, with the protein product MKGNIIVRSHLGKGILFALCAASLNATIGVLSKFLISVGFSSSSIALIKTALGCLLLSVLLPLLKRPASPGRWLPAAICSFLGIFVLFHFETAAYSHYAAAGVVIILMASASISSILLGRIFLHDPITANTMMGAGLTIAGITVIFGADLQQGFTLQGAVLAAIGGGGYGAFSVAMKRMGVSGGLHFTRQLLFFGSFYLLMPAATDGFAAGELSPLAIATLLALATLPTILGFFCTTKAIEYLKPSQVQALELTEPLFAALLAFIALNEIPRESLYAGAALILVGLCFSNELIRIGSKVSLPSTE